The following proteins are encoded in a genomic region of Lemur catta isolate mLemCat1 chromosome 10, mLemCat1.pri, whole genome shotgun sequence:
- the SURF6 gene encoding surfeit locus protein 6 yields the protein MASLLAKDTYLQSLARRICSQPGPEPPGRKRAGKTQGSEAAGPPKKKRKKTQKKFRKQEKKAAYPKAESLGEKSLGGPEARRPEEAKEETSSSTGAPADGLAMGPDSLFALDVLRQRLHERIQEARGQGSTKELSPATLEKRRRRKQERDRKKRKRKELRAKEKAAKAEEAAEPVPVPEVACQEPPEPPGLIFNKVEVGEDEPAGRAQRRKEKRQKVKGNLTPLTGRNYRQLLERLQARQSRLDDLRDQDEGKAQEMEAKMRWTNLLYKAEGVRIRDDPRLLQEALKRKEKRRAQRQRRWEKRSAHVVDKMQQRQDRRRQNLRKKKAARAKRRLLKARKKGRILPQDLERAGLA from the exons ATGGCCTCCCTGCTCGCCAAGGACACCTACCTGCAGAGCCTGGCCCGGAGGATCTGCTCCCAGCCCGGCCCCGAGCCCCCGGGGCGCAAGCGGG CTGGCAAAACTCAAGGCTCAGAAGCTGCTGggcccccaaaaaagaaaaggaagaaaacacaaaagaaatttcGGAAGCAGGAAAAGAAGGCTGCTTATCCCAAGGCTGAGTCCCTGGGGGAGAAGTCTCTAGGTGGTCCTGAGGCTAGAAGGCCAGAGGAAGCCAAAGAGGAGACTTCCAGCTCCACAGGGGCCCCTGCAG ATGGCCTGGCCATGGGGCCTGATTCTCTCTTTGCCCTGGATGTTCTGCGACAGCGACTGCACGAGAGGATCCAGGAGGCCCGGGGCCAG GGCAGTACCAAGGAGCTGTCACCTGCCACTTTGGAGAAGAGACGGCGGAGAAAGCAGGAGCGGGACCGGAAAAAAAGGAAGCGAAAAGAGCTTCGGGCAAAGGAGAAAGCAGCCAAGGCCGAGGAGGCTGCTGAGCCCGTCCCTGTCCCGGAGGTGGCCTGCCAGGAGCCCCCGGAGCCGCCGGGGCTGATCTTCAACAAG GTGGAGGTGGGCGAGGACGAGCCGGCCGGCAGGGCGCAGCgcaggaaggagaagaggcagaaggtgaaggggaaccTCACGCCGCTGACGGGCAGGAACTACCGGCAGCTGCTGGAGCGCCTGCAGGCTCGGCAGAGCCGCCTGGACGACCTGCGGGACCAGGACGAGGGGAAGGCGCAGGAGATGGAGGCCAAGATGAGGTGGACAAACCTGCTGTACAAGGCGGAGGGCGTGCGGATCCGCGACGACCCCCGCCTGCTGCAGGAGGCCCTGAAGCGCAAGGAGAAGCGCCGGGCGCAGCGGCAGCGCCGGTGGGAGAAACGCTCGGCCCACGTGGTGGACAAGATGCAGCAGCGCCAGGACCGGCGGCGGCAGAACCTGCGCAAGAAGAAAGCAGCCCGTGCCAAGCGCCGCCTGCTCAAGGCCCGCAAGAAGGGCCGGATCCTGCCGCAGGACCTGGAGCGCGCAGGCCTGGCCTGA